The nucleotide sequence GTACAACCTTTTTTGCCTGTTCGTACCCTCCGTCCAGATAAATAGCCGCAACCAGAGATTCAAAAATATCACACAGGAGTGAAGGTTTCTCCTGCCCCCCGCTCTGGGCTTCGCCTTTGCCAAGTTTTACGTAGCTGCCCAAATTCAATGCAGCGGCAATTTTGGAGAGAAAATCCTCGCTGACAAAATAACCCCGGTACATGGAAAGAATGCCTTCATCAAAAGTTTTATACTCTTTTAACAGGTATTCGGAGACGATTAACTGTAATACGGCATCACCCAGGAACTCCAAACGCTCGTAATTTCTGTTCAGGTTCTGCTCATTTGAATAAGATCTATGAGTTACAGCTTCAAACAAAAGACCACTGTTTGAAAAATTGTAATTGATTTTATCCTGTAGTTTACTAAGCATACTCATTGTTAATATTTTTTGAGAATAAGTGTAGCATTGGTTCCGCCGAAACCAAGTGAATTTGATAGTGCATACTTTATGTCTTTATTCACGGCCTTTTGGGGGATATATTCAAGGTCGCATTTTTCATCCGGATTTTCCAGATTTGCAGTGGGAGGAAGTACACCGTTTTTCAAGGCCAAAGCTGAATAGATAGCCTCGACACTCCCCGCAGCGCCCAAAAGGTGGCCGGTCATTGATTTGGTGGAGCTGATTAGAAGCTTTTTTGCATGTTCTCCGAAAGCATTTTTTATAGCTCTGGTTTCGATTACATCGTTATAGGGGGTGGCAGTGCCGTGAGCATTTATATAGTCTATATCTTCCGGAGATATTCCTGCGTTTTTCAGAGCCATTAATATACAGCGCCTTGCTCCGTCACCACTCTCATCCGGAGCTGTTATGTGATAGGCATCGCTGGTCAGTCCATAACCGACAACTTCAGCCAAAATATTTGCACCTCTGCTTAAAGCGTGTTCAAGTTCCTCCAATATAATAACACCCGAGCCTTCGCCCATTACAAAACCGTCTCTTTCTCTGTCAAAAGGTCTGCTTGCCGCAGTCGGGTTGTCATTTCTCCTGGACAGTGCCTTCATATTGGAAAATCCACCCACTGCAAGTGGGGTAATGGCACTTTCAGAGCCGCCTGCAAACATAATATCCGCATCGCTACGCTTAATTATCTGATAGGCATCCCCAATGGCGTGAGCACCTGTGGCGCATGCAGTCACAACACTGCTGTTAGGGCCTTTCAGACCATATTTTATTGAGGTCATACCGCTTGCCATATTTATAATTGCCGAAGGTATAAAAAAAGGCGAGATTCTTTTAGGTCCCTTTGTTCTGAAAATTTCATGGGTATCTTCAATAGTTTTAAATCCGCCGATGCCGGAGCCGATAATTGTTCCCGCACGTTCACTGTCAATACGGTTAACATCTAAGCCGGAAGTTTGAACAGCCAGTTCTGCAGCAGCCAAAGATAATACTATAAATCTGTCGAATTTTCTGCAGTCTTTTTTGTCAACAAAATCTTCAGGATTAAAATTTTTTACCTCACCTGCTATTTTAACGGGAAAATCGGAAGTATCAAAATGTGTGATTTCGCCGATACCACTTTTGCCTGAAGTTATATTTTTCCAGTTTTCTTCTATTCCAATACCAACAGGCGTTACAAGGCCTGCTCCGGTAATGACTACTCTTCTTTGCACAAAAACCTCCGTAAAAAAGGATGGAAGAAGGTTTTCCTTCTTCCTTTATTCCTTACTGTACATGTTTTTTGATATGCTCTACAGCATCCTGAACAGTTTTGATTTTTTCTGCTTCTTCATCAGGTATTTCTAAATCGAATTCCTCTTCAAATGCCATAATAAGTTCCACTGTGTCCAGTGAATCAGCTCCGAGGTCGTCAATAAATGAAGCTTCCGGTTTAACCTCTTCTTCATCAATGTTCAACTGTTCCGCAATAATCTCTTTTACTTTTGCATCTACATCAGCCATTTTGTCCTCCTAGATTTATTAGCTCTATAATTGCTTTTATCCTAAATACATTCCGCCGTTTACATGCAGAATCTGACCGGTTATATAGTCGGAATCCGAAGAAGCGAGGAATCTGACTGTACCGTTAATATCTTCCGGCTTTCCGAATTCTGCAAGCGGGATTTTGCTTTTCATATCCTGCTTTACATCATCTGTCAAGCTTTCAGTCATTTCTGTTTCTATAAAACCGGGTGCCACTGCGTTTACGCGAATACCTCTTGATGCCAGCTCCAAACTCAGTGATTTTGTGAGCCCCACCAGTCCGCTTTT is from Flexistipes sinusarabici DSM 4947 and encodes:
- the rnc gene encoding ribonuclease III, which translates into the protein MLSKLQDKINYNFSNSGLLFEAVTHRSYSNEQNLNRNYERLEFLGDAVLQLIVSEYLLKEYKTFDEGILSMYRGYFVSEDFLSKIAAALNLGSYVKLGKGEAQSGGQEKPSLLCDIFESLVAAIYLDGGYEQAKKVVLDLMVNKIDDTISNRSFVDNKTELQKLTQKKFECLPEYEVISEEGPEHDKVFTIAVAAEGSILGYGKGKSKKRAEQNAAGAALKKLVNE
- the fabF gene encoding beta-ketoacyl-ACP synthase II; this encodes MQRRVVITGAGLVTPVGIGIEENWKNITSGKSGIGEITHFDTSDFPVKIAGEVKNFNPEDFVDKKDCRKFDRFIVLSLAAAELAVQTSGLDVNRIDSERAGTIIGSGIGGFKTIEDTHEIFRTKGPKRISPFFIPSAIINMASGMTSIKYGLKGPNSSVVTACATGAHAIGDAYQIIKRSDADIMFAGGSESAITPLAVGGFSNMKALSRRNDNPTAASRPFDRERDGFVMGEGSGVIILEELEHALSRGANILAEVVGYGLTSDAYHITAPDESGDGARRCILMALKNAGISPEDIDYINAHGTATPYNDVIETRAIKNAFGEHAKKLLISSTKSMTGHLLGAAGSVEAIYSALALKNGVLPPTANLENPDEKCDLEYIPQKAVNKDIKYALSNSLGFGGTNATLILKKY
- the acpP gene encoding acyl carrier protein, which gives rise to MADVDAKVKEIIAEQLNIDEEEVKPEASFIDDLGADSLDTVELIMAFEEEFDLEIPDEEAEKIKTVQDAVEHIKKHVQ